From Sceloporus undulatus isolate JIND9_A2432 ecotype Alabama chromosome 6, SceUnd_v1.1, whole genome shotgun sequence, one genomic window encodes:
- the CTNNB1 gene encoding catenin beta-1, which translates to MATQADLMELDMAMEPDRKAAVSHWQQQSYLDSGIHSGATTTAPSLSGKGNPEEEDVDTNQVLYEWEQGFSQSFTQEQVADIDGQYAMTRAQRVRAAMFPETLDEGMQIPSTQFDAAHPTNVQRLAEPSQMLKHAVVNLINYQDDAELATRAIPELTKLLNDEDQVVVNKAAVMVHQLSKKEASRHAIMRSPQMVSAIVRTMQNTNDVETARCTAGTLHNLSHHREGLLAIFKSGGIPALVKMLGSPVDSVLFYAITTLHNLLLHQEGAKMAVRLAGGLQKMVALLNKTNVKFLAITTDCLQILAYGNQESKLIILASGGPQALVNIMRTYTYEKLLWTTSRVLKVLSVCSSNKPAIVEAGGMQALGLHLTDPSQRLVQNCLWTLRNLSDAATKQEGMEGLLGTLVQLLGSDDINVVTCAAGILSNLTCNNYKNKMMVCQVGGIEALVRTVLRAGDREDITEPAICALRHLTSRHQEAEMAQNAVRLHYGLPVVVKLLHPPSHWPLIKATVGLIRNLALCPANHAPLREQGAIPRLVQLLVRAHQDTQRRTSMGGTQQQFVEGVRMEEIVEGCTGALHILARDVHNRIVIRGLNTIPLFVQLLYSPIENIQRVAAGVLCELAQDKEAAEAIEAEGATAPLTELLHSRNEGVATYAAAVLFRMSEDKPQDYKKRLSVELTSSLFRTEPMAWNETADLGLDIGAQGEPLGYRPDDPSYRSFHSGGYGQDALGMDPMMEHEMGGHHPGADYPVDGLPDLGHAQDLMDGLPPGDSNQLAWFDTDL; encoded by the exons CTGACTTGATGGAATTAGACATGGCAATGGAGCCAGACAGAAAAGCAGCTGTCAGCCACTGGCAACAACAGTCATAcctggattctggtatccactctggtgccacaacaacagCGCCATCTCTGAGTGGAAAGGGGAATCCTGAGGAGGAAGATGTTGATACCAACCAAGTTCTGTATGAGTGGGAACAGGGGTTCTCTCAGTCGTTCACTCAGGAACAGGTTGCTG ATATTGATGGACAATATGCTATGACTCGAGCACAAAGAGTGCGCGCTGCCATGTTTCCAGAAACATTAGATGAAGGCATGCAAATCCCATCAACACAATTTGATGCAGCTCATCCAACAAATGTGCAGCGCCTTGCTGAACCTTCCCAGATGTTAAAACATGCTGTGGTTAATTTGATAAATTACCAAGATGATGCAGAACTTGCAACTCGTGCCATCCCAGAACTGACCAAACTGTTGAATGATGAGGACCAG GTGGTGGTGAACAAAGCTGCAGTTATGGTTCATCAGTTGTCCAAAAAAGAAGCCTCTAGGCATGCTATCATGCGCTCCCCTCAAATGGTGTCTGCCATTGTCCGTACTATGCAGAATACAAATGATGTGGAAACAGCCCGTTGTACTGCGGGTACATTACACAACCTCTCTCATCATCGTGAAGGATTGTTGGCAATCTTCAAATCAGGAGGCATTCCTGCTCTAGTTAAAATGCTTGG TTCTCCAGTGGATTCTGTACTCTTCTATGCCATCACTACTTTACACAACCTTCTGTTGCACCAAGAAGGTGCCAAAATGGCTGTTCGTCTAGCTGGAGGTCTACAGAAAATGGTTGCCTTGCTCAACAAGACAAATGTCAAATTTTTGGCCATTACAACAGACTGCCTTCAGATTCTTGCTTATGGTAATCAAGAGAGCAAG CTTATAATTTTGGCAAGTGGTGGACCCCAGGCTCTAGTAAACATAATGAGGACTTATACCTATGAAAAACTACTCTGGACCACAAGCAGAGTGTTGAAGGTGCTGTCTGTCTGCTCAAGTAACAAACCAGCAATTGTTGAAGCTG GTGGAATGCAGGCTTTGGGACTCCACCTTACAGATCCAAGCCAGCGGCTTGTTCAGAATTGTCTCTGGACTCTTAGAAATCTCTCAGATGCTGCAACTAAGCAG GAAGGCATGGAGGGCCTTCTTGGCACCCTTGTTCAGCTTTTGGGATCAGATGACATCAATGTTGTAACCTGTGCTGCTGGTATCCTTTCTAATCTTACTTGTAACAACTACAAGAATAAAATGATGGTCTGCCAAGTTGGTGGTATTGAGGCTCTTGTGCGCACAGTTCTGCGAGCTGGTGACAGGGAAGACATCACTGAACCAGCTATCTGTGCACTCCGTCACCTCACAAGTCGGCATCAAGAAGCTGAGATGGCACAAAATGCAGTGCGTCTGCATTATGGACTTCCTGTGGTGGTTAAACTTTTGCATCCACCATCTCACTGGCCTCTTATCAAG GCTACTGTTGGTCTGATCCGCAATCTTGCACTCTGTCCAGCAAATCATGCTCCACTGCGTGAACAAGGTGCTATTCCAAGATTAGTGCAACTGCTGGTGAGAGCCCATCAAGATACTCAACGCCGTACTTCAATGGGCGGCACACAGCAGCAATTTGTG GAGGGTGTGCGCATGGAGGAAATAGTTGAAGGTTGCACTGGGGCCCTTCATATCCTGGCTAGGGATGTCCACAATCGAATTGTAATTAGAGGTCTTAACACCATTCCACTGTTTGTACAG CTGCTGTATTCTCCTATTGAGAACATCCAGAGAGTGGCCGCAGGTGTATTGTGTGAACTGGCTCAGGACAAAGAAGCAGCTGAGGCAATTGAGGCAGAGGGAGCAACAGCACCACTGACGGAACTTCTTCACTCTAGGAATGAGGGTGTGG CAACATATGCAGCTGCAGTATTGTTTAGGATGTCTGAGGATAAACCACAGGATTATAAGAAACGGCTTTCAGTTGAGTTGACCAGTTCTCTCTTCAGGACTGAACCAATGGCTTGGAATGAG ACTGCTGATCTGGGACTCGACATTGGTGCACAGGGAGAACCTCTTGGCTATCGCCCGGATG ATCCTAGCTACCGTTCTTTCCACTCTGGAGGATACGGTCAGGATGCCTTGGGTATGGACCCAATGATGGAACATGAAATGGGGGGCCACCACCCGGGTGCTGACTACCCAGTTGATGGGCTGCCAGATCTAGGACATGCCCAGGACCTTATGGATGGGCTGCCTCCAGGTGACAGTAATCAGTTGGCCTGGTTCGATACTGACCTGTAA